From Octopus sinensis unplaced genomic scaffold, ASM634580v1 Contig15868, whole genome shotgun sequence, a single genomic window includes:
- the LOC115230600 gene encoding protocadherin-18-like yields MFEIDEKTGGIFLTRNFSFGERKTYKLFIEATDQGNPPMSSDALVLVNIINQHNTAPSLDVKFVSGSKENTAAISEGVKVGSFIAYVKVLDNDVGMNSEVSCELHHDKLQLLSLGRKKYKVIVKNRIDRETESFIDFTIVCKDEGSPPQRTEGKFSVQVLDVNDIQPQFTKDTYKFLTYENEDPNFPIGFINATDLDLGDGGQLIYSLLAEDYSFLPFEISNFGFISTTKPLDFEQQDVYKFKVFVRDNGTPSLNNTAHVIVEVMDENDNAPYFTFPSVNPFSLDVYYNPQSENDITVLRSSDRDSHVNAFLRYEILGGNHKQLFTVNPYTGVLSFSRTVYQNDAGSYELSFIVKDSGSPILSATTTLSLTLTVSNTTSKMYSAEDTESDNRIHINLMIIIVMSTVIVAVAVVVSITVCIVRRNNQRNEQYNDGIDSSNRFLGESKQGDYICEQMSLQYEASVTMTSVDDNKSSQASLPRLETHSGYKTRQNWRDSSAKVDSRDLTQGTRQNYTGINCTWNFSQDFHFIRC; encoded by the exons ATGTTTGAGATAGATGAAAAAACTGGTGGAATATTTCTCACCAGAAACTTTTCATTCGGAGAACGAAAGAcctataaattatttattgagGCAACAGATCAAGGTAACCCGCCAATGAGTTCTGATGCACTCGTCTTGGTGAACATAATCAACCAACATAACACAGCGCCATCTTTAGACGTAAAATTCGTTTCGGGTTCCAAGGAAAATACGGCCGCCATTTCGGAAGGAGTGAAAGTAGGCAGTTTTATAGCCTACGTCAAAGTCCTTGACAACGATGTTGGAATGAACAGCGAGGTTAGCTGTGAACTCCACCATGATAAACTGCAATTACTCAGTTTAGGAAGGAAGAAATATAAAGTTATTGTGAAAAATCGGATCGATCGAGAAACTGAGAGCTTCATAGATTTTACGATCGTCTGCAAAGACGAAGGTTCGCCTCCACAGAGAACAGAGGGTAAGTTTTCGGTACAGGTACTGGATGTTAATGACATACAGCCTCAGTTTACTAAAGATACATATAAATTTCTAACATACGAAAATGAAGATCCGAATTTCCCTATAGGCTTCATAAATGCCACAGATCTTGATCTGGGAGACGGAGGTCAACTGATTTATTCGCTCTTGGCCGAAGATTATAGTTTCCTTCCATTTGAGATATCCAATTTTGGATTTATTTCTACAACCAAACCGCTAGACTTTGAACAGCAAGATGTTTACAAATTCAAGGTATTTGTAAGAGACAATGGAACGCCATCGCTAAACAATACAGCACATGTAATTGTTGAAGTAATGGATGAGAACGACAATGCTCCATATTTTACGTTCCCCAGCGTGAATCCATTCAGTTTGGACGTCTACTATAACCCACAAAGTGAAAATGATATCACAGTTCTTAGGTCTTCGGACAGAGACAGTCATGTCAATGCTTTCCTCCGGTACGAGATTCTAGGAGGCAACCATAAGCAATTATTCACGGTGAATCCTTATACGGGAGTTCTATCTTTCTCTCGAACCGTCTACCAGAACGATGCAGGTTCGTACGAGTTAAGTTTTATCGTCAAAGACAGCGGAAGTCCAATTCTGTCTGCAACGACGACGCTTTCTTTAACACTGACTGTCAGTAACACAACCTCAAAGATGTATTCAGCAGAGGACACAGAATCGGATAACCGAATTCATAttaatttaatgataataatcgttATGTCCACAGTAATAGTGGCGGTAGCTGTTGTCGTCTCTATCACCGTTTGTATTGTGCGAAGGAACAATCAACGGAACGAACAATACAACGATGGTATAGATTCATCCAATAGGTTTTTAGGCGAGAGCAAACAGGGGGATTATATTTGTGAACAAATGTCTCTTCAGTACGAGGCTTCTGTTACCATGACGAGCGTCGATGACAACAAAAGTTCTCAGGCCTCTCTGCCTAGACTAGAAACTCACTCTGGATATAAAACAAGACAGAACTGGAGAGATTCTTCAGCCAAAGTCGATTCAAGGGATCTAACACAAGGGACGCGGCAG AACTACACTGGAATCAATTGTACATGGAACTTTTCGCAAGACTTTCATTTTATTCGCTGCTAA